The DNA sequence CCAAGGATATTCAGATGCAGAATGGTAGAACATCCAGATCCTAGAATCGAGAAAATCTGTTTCTAGAACTCTCACCTGCTAGAGCAGAGGCTGGCAAACTATGaccccacaggccaaatccaaCCTAgcacctgtttttataaataaagctttattgaagCACAGTCATATCCACTCATTTACATAGTCAATGGCTGCCTTCCTGTGATAACAGCAGACAAGTAAGTTGTGACAGAGACGGTCTGGCCCTCAAAAGCCTAATATTTACCAGATTTGCCGCCTgggcctttacagaaaaagtttgccagcaCCTGTGCTAGACCCTTGGTGTTCTAGGATGGAATCCAGAGCTCTAGAATGGAATCCTCATAGTGTGGGATTCTAGAACCTCCGGGTTCTAGATGATCTGTAGGGTGGCTCCCTGAACTATGACAATGTTAGGACCTTATCATGACAGAACCTCAAAATTATCAAACTACAGTACTTCCAGTTCCTGGAATCTCAGGGCTCGCAACTCTAGAAAATAGCATTTCTAGCTCTTGGAACATCCAAATCTAGAAACTGAGATCCCGAGAACCTGAGATTTCTAGATATCTAGAACACGGGTGCTCAATGAACTCTGATTATCTAGTTTGGCGATAACAAAATGGTAGCCCCTCAGCCACGCCTGGCCCATGGACACCTTAAACGCACGCTGCTCTAAAAAGACAGAGCTAGAATGTGATTGTCTATGGGCACACCCGCACCCTACTGTACCCCTCCCCAGGCTTACTCACTCGGCATGGCACAGCTGGAAAGGAGTGAACCGGAGTTCCAGGTTCAGGCAGCTCTCTGCAGAGGGAGCACAGGCAGATGGGCACGAGGGACCTccgggccccctccccaccccctccctccctccaggacaCACTCACGGGCAATGGAGTCAAGGTTGTACTCAGAGCCAGGCTCGTAGTCACAGTAAATGTTAAGGAAGGGGCTGCCTTTGTCCCCTGAATCCTGTGGAAGGAAACTGGCCTCAGGGGAGAGTAGGGGTGGCAGGAGGGATCTGCATCAGATCCAGTGGATCCACATGTATGTAAGGAGGAGGGAACAGGTAGGTGGAGGGGGCTCTGGGTACCTTGATGAACGTGATCCCCACAACCAGGCCCCGCTTTGGGGGCGACTTGTTGAAAGTGTCGATGGAGACAATCTCGGCATCCACTGAGAGGGGATAGTTCAAAGTTCAAGTTTCAGGCAATACCTCCAATCATAGTGACCCCTGACCTCTAGGACTCAATAACCTTTAACCACCACaattatcatgatctctgaatCCTATTGAGTCCAGATCACCATCATCATGGTAGCAGAGATCCTGAATCCTAACCACTGCCAGGCTCCTATTATCCCTGCCCTCTGACCCCAACGCCTCCTGATGATCAGCTCCGATCCCCTTCAATCACCCTGGTCCCCTTTTCCTATCACAGTGATCCAGCTCAGACAGACTCAGAAGCCTTCTCAACACCATCTTCCCCGCCCTCCGGCCCCATAGCGCCACGCACCGGGTATGTAATTGAACTGCAGCTCCTTGGCTACCGGCCGGATTTTCTGTCGGAGGTCTTGGTAGCGGAAGCCCAGCACCTTGCCTTTAAGGGTGGCGGCCAGCAgctccccgcgcccgcccgcgccgcccgccagCCCGTACACGTTGCTCTGCGATGAGAAGCGCGTGAAGCTGTCCTCGCGCAGCGGGCAAGGCCCCGCGGCCACGGTCGCCTCCCCCATCGCGCGCCTCAACCACTCACTCCCGCAGCCCCGCGcggcccgccctgccccacccgaCGCTCCCGAGGCGACCGGGACCTCCGGGTGCCCGCTGGTCGCGCAGGCTGACGACGTCAGCACATGCGTCGCTGCCCTTTACCAAGATGGCCGCCGGGCCTCCCCGGAGACTTTGCCCCAACGCGCCTGCGCGCTATGTGGCCGGTGGCTAACTCCCACAATAAAGCTTAATATATGTCGGGGAACCGTGTGTTCTAAGCGCTTCCCAtctatcaatttatttaaaacgCACACGCAGTCTGAGGTAGTTACTGTGTCTTATGGATGAAGGGATTGAGGCACACAGAGGTAAAAGTAAGATCACACTCCTAGTAAGTAGTATTATAACCCAAATAAGACAGCACCAATGGTTTATTAATCACATCACTTTTAAAAGGGTGAAatggcccggcctgtgtggctcagtggttgagcatctacctatgaaccaggaggtcacggttcgattccggtcaggcacatgcccgggtttccagCTAGACCTCCAGagggccttgcaggaggcagcccatcaggattctctctcatcgttgaggtttctctttccctctctccgcctctctgaagtcaataaaaatatatttatgaaagagAGTGCCCGTTGCTTCACCTAATCAATTTGCTCTCAGGAATAACTTTGAATATTAGATTAGAGTCTCATCTATATCTAGACATCCTGTTTCTCATCCCGGAATATCAATTCTCATTGTGAAACCGGCTGATTACTTTAAATCTagctttgaattaatttttttaaactaacatCTTGATGGTTTCAAGTTGTTTCTAATTAAAACATtgaattgaaatatatataatggTGAAATGCATTTTCTTACCCCAAAGAAAGAAAGGTCTAGCTATCTGTCCTGACAAAGAACCTCCTCCTTTCTTGAATGGCTTTGTGCCAATCATATTGGCTGGATTATCCCATTGCATCCTCACACCATCCTACTGTTACCCAGCATTCATTACTCAGCATTTATTGGGCACTATGTGCCACACATCCTCTCCAACTTTACTTCGATAACCCTTGCAACAATCCTGCAGAGGTTTATTTATTAGTCCAATTTATAGAGGGtgaaattgaggctcagggagAGGAAGTCCCTTGACTGATAGGCTGGAAAGGGGTGGACAGGATGTTAACCAGGTGTTTCTAATGAAGGGGGATATAagacatttgggggtggggggctggcaatctgaatctgtgccagtaacctgccttctCACGCACACTCTTGCTAGCCGATAATTAACTCCGTTGATGCCTGTCctgtcttgcagaacctgtttcccagaatactcccattttacaaaggGGCCATAAACAGAGCATGGAACAGCTTAGCTAGAGGGGAGGTCACAGGAACCACCCAGAGCAGGCACTTAGAATCTATGGTCTtaggaaaactgctgctgtagagcctaagaccatcggaaaacacagatatttacattacaattcattaacagtagcaaagttacagttatgaagtagcaacgaaaatgattttatggttgggggtcaccacaacatgaggaactgtattaaagggtcgcggcattaggaaggttgagaaccactgacttagataCGCTCTAACTTCCCCATCCTAACCGACTCCGGAGGGGCTGTGGAGGCCACCACAAAAGCCTGGTAGTTAGGACAcggaaaacaaagaaaccaaagggtatagagggaaagcttcctccatagtCACTCACTCgggatttggagaactgacccgAGTCACTGTACTAGGACATCTGAAAGTAAACGGCTCTATGCTGGATCTGAGTACTCCCTGGGCATTTTTTcggttgcctggtaaattctgtaacactaAACCCAGGGTCTTAAGAGGTTCCTGAGTATTTTGTCTCTAGAATGGCATGACGGGCTTGGGGACTCGACACCTGTATAGTTTCCAGAGTTGGCCAACTTTCCTGTCACCTCCCTCCATGCGGGAAGAACACCCATACACAGATCGCAGGGTCCGAGACGGCAGTAAGATCCCAGCACGTGGACTACAAGCGTGAAAGCAAGCATTCAATAAACGTGTGAAAAACCTACAGACGATGTGCCAGTCCTTCGCCAGACAGTTACATAAGAGACATAAAAGGCAAGTTCTCAAAGGCAGGTTGGATGAGGAGGGTGTCAGTCCCAGATGTCTGCCTTTGGGGCGTGAACGCCTTAGAGGGCAGGGTCTGGCTCCATGGTGAAGTGCTGTATTCCAAGTGCTGTATTCCCAGGCTCTGGACTAGGGCACGGCACAGCAGGTGCTTCGTTATACTCGCTGGGCGACTAGAATGTGGGGTCTAGTTCTGCTTCTGAAGAATGCTTCGGTCAGGCTTCTACCTCACGTGGTAACCTCTAAATGACATCACTCAGTAACTGTTGAgcgaatgaataaatgaagttcCAGTTTGGAAAGAACTGTCTTAGTGGTTTCCAACCctacctgctttttaaaattgcctCTGGAActttcaggaaataaaaaacCCCCGAAGGGTGTGGAACCTAAACCAAACCACAGTTTATCAGGGTGTGATCCAAGCTTAAGGACTTTTTCTGATTTCCAGcacagccagggttgagaattaCTTTTTCAGTCACGAATGGCAGAAATAGATTCTAAACTTCTAAACCATTCTTCAGCCTGTGCTCATGGCAGACATCAGTAATCAATCCCAGGCCTCAGGAGTCTTCACTGAGCTCGAGGCAGCGGGTATCCATCCATGGAGTTGTGAGGAGAAGGggccggaggggcggggctgggtgtcACACAGGCCACTCTGACATGAACCTCTCCTGACCTCCATCCAGGCTCTGGCTGAGCACCCGGCTGGAGTTGCGCTGTGACACCGTCCGCCTCTGGCCTCCTCCGGCTGCCCCcgtgaggggtgggaggaggcacaTGCACAGCGGACGTTCGCTTGACTCACGAGCTTGCACTGGAGTGTGGAGGTGGGGAGTCCTTGCCCCCTCTTTCCAGGCAAAGGGTTCCTGTCATCTCTCCTACTCCCCACACCTACTGGGTCCTGTACTCTGCCACCAGAGCCGCTCTCCCCCGTCCTGTGACACAGAGAACAAGTGCCACGGGGGCCTGCAGTGCTCCCCGGGGACTGTGGACGTGGGTGCGGCTGGGAGATTCAGTGGGCCTCTTCCACCCCTTCTTACCCGACTGCTGCACCCATCTTCCAGCTGCTCTGAGGGTGGCACTGCCAGCCACCTACCCAGCTGAGGAAACCAGGGCTCACAGATGAAGACAGGGGGTTCCCAGGCTCCCAAGTCCGTGGCTCCTCCCCAAACCCACcatccctgggcctccctctccgAGACCCCGACCCTGCCAAGTCTCCAAAGCCGGCCTCCTCTGTGATCAGAGCCCACTGGGGGCCAGGAGCCTGGACTCTAGCCCCGAAAGAAGGGGGGGTAGCAGaggtgaggaggaagaaagactcatgcaaaagtgttgttttttattttcttttgggggCCAGTTGAAGCTTCCCACCAACAAAACCTCAAAGCACAATGGCAGGAGCAGATGTGGGGCGGGTGCAGGATGACCCcctgctccagggcctggggtctctcctgggaggctgggctgcaggaggctgggaggctcctggcactgaagggggagggggaagtcccCCCACAGCAGAGAGCAAATCTCAGCCGCTGCTACATGTGCTCAGCGCTTGGCTGGGGGACAGAAGTGGGGAGACAGAAACCAACCTCATGCTCCAGCCCCAGCCGGTCAGGCGATGGAGGGTCAGATGCTGACCCCACGccctggcagcacccacagctaaCAGGTCTATGCCACAGACTTGGTGTTTCGGGGTGGAAAAGGGTCTCTTTGGGGCTTAAATAAACGGGCAGGGGAGGGACGAGGGGTGCGAGACCAGAGGGTGCCTGTCTAGCCAGCAGGCCGGCCTCCAGGGCCCTGAGGCAGTGTGGAGCCTGCACTGTGGCCCGTGAGActcctggggggaagggagagaaggtccCAGCCAGGCCTTGGGCCGCCTCGCTGGGCTCACGCAGCGTCTGGAGGGGCCGCTGGGGAAAGCAGAGGGGCAGGTGCCGGGGGTGGGGCTTAGCGCAGGTCCTCCCCGTCGCCCTGGATGGTCTTCTTGATGCGCAGCAGCATGGTGGTCAGCCACTGGTCCAGCCGGGAGATGGAGTCGAACTCCTTCACCTGTGGCAACCGCAACCGTGACTATGTGGCTAATCCCACAGGTGGCTAATCCCACGCCTGGCCCTGGCTCCCTGCCGGTCCCAGCCCTGAAGCCAAAGGTCTCTGGTCCCAAGATCCTCCAGATGTGGCCCTGCCAGCCGTGGCCTGAGGAGGAGCAAGGGAGGCAGCAGGCCCGGCAGTCCCCTTTCAGGGAAATAATTAATTTTGTAGCTTAAAAAAGGCCCAGCTTCCTTGTTTGAtggatgggaaactgaggcctggaggtgTGACAAGGCCTGTCCCGGGCGCCacagggaggggaggctgggagcccaCACCCTTCGTCCCCCTCTCTCCCGTGGAGCTTTCACTGTCGGGCAGGAGGGACCAGAGGGAGCGGGTCTGTCATCACTAGGGGCCGAGATTCCGGAGGGCAGGCGCTCAGCTGTAGTCTGGATGACCAGGTCAGGGCCTGAGCTGGACACAACCGGGTTCCAGAACATTTAGAAGCAGCTGGGGCAGTTCTATGAGGAACTGGCTGCTGGAAGAATGGGCCCTCCAGTGCCacctcagctccccctccctcctgctcccgggAAGGGGGAGGCTGACGgctcatttcctttcctctcgGCTCCTCTGGGTGGCCCTCAGCTGCtcacccaggggcgcagccttgGTCTTCAGGGGCAGCAGATGTGGACCTGAACCCAGCTCTGTCCCCGAGGGACCAGGGACACGTCCCCTCCCCATTCTCAGCCTCAGTGCCATCACCTCTTGGGGTGACTCGCAAGATTCTGGGGTGTCTACAGAAAGGAATTCACAGCCAGGGGCCAAGGCCAGAGTTAACCAGGGTGAAATTCTCGCAGAGCATGTGTGAGAAGGGCGGCCACCTGCCGGCCACTCACCGCCTCGGTATAGCTGTCCACGTTCTGCTCTTCATGGGCGTCTAGCAATTTCTGCAAGAACATGGCAGGCAGTTAGATCCACGTACGCACCACCCGGATGGATGGAAATCTGGGGACTCCCATGCTGACAGGAAGGAAAGGGCTCTGTTCCAATCCTGCCTGTGTTGGAAGTTGCTTGCAAGCTCGTGGACACAGgtcacatgtatgtgtatgtgcgtgtATGCGTGTGCGTGTCCCAGCTCAGCCTTTACTAGCTTGATCACTGCGTGAGTCTGATTTTATCCAGAAAATAGAGATCCAAATGGCAGAagagggaaaacaaaataaaaacgaAAACCCCTTGAGAACACTATAATCTCGGTGATCATACTAACTGAGCGCCTCCACCCACCTGCAGGCTCCCACCAGCCAGTTGCAGGCCCGGCTGTGAAGGGGCAGAGAAAGGGCCCCGCACTCACCTTCACCAGCTTGCACTCCCGGGAGTCGGAGAAGGCGGGGAACAGCTCCTCGTACTTCTGGACAGCAAGCTGAGCATggtgtgggggaaggaaggaaagggacaaGCCGATAAAGGGCTGCTGAGGCCACGGGCCTGACAGCAGAGGGGATCTGGGCTGGCTTGGATCCTGAGTCagctctgtgcccctcccccagcctccatgTCACCTGCCTCTGTGCCTAGCGGTACCTCCAAGGAGCTGAGCTCAGCGCCAGCCTGGCTGCAGAGacagcatggggggtggggggtagggggaggatgGACGTTAAGCGGGTGTACGGAGGGTTTCCCGGGCCAGTGTCCAGTGCTCTCTCCTGAACCAGGCGcacccaggggaggggccaaTGACAACTGCCTGAGTACCTCTCCCATGCCAGGCCTGGTGCCGGGCATGTCTCATACATAGCTATCAGATGATAGAGACCCCCATTTTGAAAGTTGGGAAACACCCAGAGAGGGCAGCGacctgctcagggcacaggctAAGCGGTGGGGCAGGGATCTGAGGGGCCTGatgcagggagcagggctgggggttCAGACGTGCCAGGCTGAGGGTAGGGCGGCTGGAAACCCCTAAGAAATCCCGATTCAGGAGTTCACTCCTTCCCCTGGGCATTTCCTGCCCCTGCCAGCACTGACTCCTCTCTTACCAAGGGGTCCACTGAGGATGGGTAGGCGGACATGCAGGCTATGGTTCAAATCTAGAGACTGGGAGTCAGAAAGATCTGGAATTGGGGCTGCTGTTTATACTAGCCATATGGCCTTGAACAAGAGACTCTGGTCTCAGCCTGTGCATTCACCTGGGAAATGGGTGACAGCGATGCCGACCGCACGGGGAGCCGTAAGGATTCAAAATGTGCTCTCACGAGAGAAAGGCCTGGCACCAAGCCAGCCAGGAACCGGAGGCTCACACCAAGCGGCGGGCAGGTGCCATCGGCGAGCACAAGCACTTCTCGCCCAGGGCCGACTGTCAGGGCCAGACTGAGTGAGGGGctcaccccttctgaggagcCGAGAGGGGACGTGGCTAGTGACAGCGCCCCAGCggccactggggggaggggggtaggctCACCTTGGCGTTGAGCATGTCGATGCAGAAGTGGCAGAGGGCCGCCCTGAAGAAGTAGTCCTTGGCGCTGTACTTGAGGAGGGGGCTGTCCATGGCGTTGGTCCCCACCTGTGGGTACACGGCGGCCGCACTGTGAGCTCACGGCAGGCAGCCGAGGGCAGGGTCACTGCTAGGCACTGGGGGGCTCGCTGGAGGCTGGGTCTGGGCCTCAGGAGAACACCTGCTAACCCGGGACCCCGAGGGCAGGGTGGCAGGGACCAGCCCCAGGGAAGCTGGCAGTGGGTACGTGAGTGACCAAGGACCGAGACAtaatggggagggggtgttgcCACAGCGCCAGGTGACTGTGGGCTCCCAAGGTGCCCAAGACGGTGAGGGGCGGCCCCGCTACCAGGCCCGACAGGAGGCTGGCATGTCAGGGCAGAGGGACGGCAGGCTACAGGAACAGGAGGCGGCGCCTGCCCCTCTCCTCTGAGCTGCCTGCCTTTCTCCTGGCCATGACCCCACCAGGACAGCCTGGGCCCCGCCAGCCCTCCCCACACAGTGGAGAGGAGCCCGAAAAGCCACGGGAGGGTCCCTGTTTCCCTGACCCCCTTCCTCTGGGCTCCCCAGGCTTCAGCAGTTCTTCCCGTTCCCTCCCGGACTCTGGTTCTTCAGAGTCATCTCACTCTGGGGTCGGCCAGGAAGCTCCCCGaggactgggggcggggctgggctgggcaaagGGTGCAGCACCCGTGGGGCCACGGGTGGAGGACATGTTTAGCCAGGTGAGTAGTGTTAGGGTGAGGGGATGACGGAGGGAGGTggacagaaagggagggagggggatagagaagggggcagagggaggaaggggccctgGCACATTGGATGGGAGCAGCGCCCTCCGCAGAGAGCAGGGCTCGGACCCCCACTGTCCCCACCTGTTCGTAGATGTCAACGGCCTTCTGATACTGCTCCAGCTGCGCGGCGTACCCAGCCACCTTCAACAGACACTTGTTGGCTGAGCTGTGGGGCGGAGAGGAGAGGTTGGTGGTGGCTGGTGGCAAGTGCCGGGGGCTGGgcggcaggaggggaggggcctgggtacCTGTTGGACTCCTCGCTCTTGTAGTAGTCTGCAGACTGCTCGTAGTGCGCGATGGCCTGGCAGACgcgggagggagggtgagaaggGGTAATGTAGCCTTTATCACCGGCAGCCCCTGGGACACAGCCAGAGCCCTCATCCAAGTTCTGCCAGTGCCCACGCCCCTTCCCGGGTGCTCAGACACCAGACGACTCCCGACTCCCCGAGGGAACAGGACAGAGAGAGGAGTCCTGGTCCCAGACGACTGGCTGCTGCAGCCTcccctcatccccctcccccactcacctTGTCGATGTCCACCAGCTCCGTCTCGTAGATCTCAGCGATGGAGATGTGGTGCTTGGCTGCGATGGTGAATCGGCCCTGTGTGGGACACGGGGAGGGAATGTCTGTGGCCAGTGCCCCACCCCAGCTCAACCACGCCATGCCCCACCCTGGTCCCAAAGCTGCGGCTCCCTGCCCCTCAGCTGCACTTGTGAGGTGAGGTGCACAGAGGAGGGTACCGAGTGGCAGAGGGCATGGCACTTAAAAGGAAGGCTCTAGAGTGAGAGGCCCGGGTCTGAGTGCTGCCCCgactgggtgaccttgagcaagacaCTCCACaccagcccccttccctcctgTCCACAGTGTTCGGAGGGTGGGGCGGTGCAGAGCCCCTGGCAGagggcctggctggcagcagcATTTAAGAGAAGGCCCAGAGCAGCCATGGGAGGACCGACGCTCTGGAGAAACCGGGGCTGAGGGCCCGAGTGTCCCCACCGCCCAAGGCCTCCTTGGCCTCCTCTCCCCCACTGTGGCCATCGAGGTGGTCCTTCTCACAAgcaattccccctccccctcccctgtggaggcctccagctcccagagggctgagcgccccctccctgcctccacccagtgGGGGTCCAGGTGCCTGTCCAGCTGCCCCCCACACAGGGGCTGGTTCACAGCCACCCCCACGCCTCAGGCAGCAGGAAAGGGTCAGGCCCTAAACCCAGCCAGGCCTGGTTTTGGGTCTCAGCCTCTCCTGTTTGCAGGTGTGTGTCCCTGGACGTCAATTCTATTGTCCGGGCCCCCTCTCCTGACTGTCACATGGACTAACAAGCGCCCACCTCACAATCACAGGGCTGTGGTAGGAAGATGAACCCATGCACTGAGTGATTGGGCCAAGAAGTGGCAGCTGCGGCCACTGCTGTAACTGTAATTCTACAGCATCGCCAGGACCCCGCGGGGCCAGGACCCCCTCCTGCCCGGGGGGAGGGGTCTGACGAGACAGGTGGAATGTGAAGAGGCACAAGGTAGAGTTAGTTCACAGGGCCCGAGCGGGGTTGTGGTCCACAGTCTCGGCTCCCTGGCCTCAGGCCGGCCGCCTCTGGGGCCTCCTCTCTCGATGGGGATGTTCCTGGGCAGGACAGGGGCTGTGCCCACTCTGGGCGCTGCCCACATCCCCCTCTGGCCTGCTGTGAGCTGGGGATCAGATAGGATgctggtggggaagggtgggcaAGGGGAAAAGGACACACGTCCCCAGTAACCTTAACTTCTACCAGTGAAGACAAGATGGCCTCCGGGACGTGCTGGAAGCTACTGccagcaaccaggctggtggggagctgGTGAggacccagccagcccagcccagtgcaGGTGACCAAATCCCCCGGGGcgccctccccctctctgcccgctcttggtgctggagctggggaggtgaggcgggggcAATATGTGGACGAGGCGCGGGGGACAGTGACCCTTACCATGTCTGTGTAGATCTCGATTGCTCTCATCAAACAGTTAATAGCCtctggggagagaaaaagggaggcggggaggagaagTGAGAAAGCCAAGTCATTTCGGCAGAAGCTGGGAgggcagaagctgggagagggggGATGCAGGGCTGAGGCGCCTGCGAGATCAATAGGGTTGCCAGGGCTACGCTCTGCTCTCCGCTCTCCAGGGGAACCgccgggagggaagggaaggaatcCCTGAGCCCAGGAAACTTGGTCAGACTAATTTATTCTGCAGCCTGACGTGCTGGGCACATGCTCCGGGGGGAGTCTGGCTGACGCGGCTGCCCTCTCCCTGGAGCCGCCACACAGCCAACACCTTCCCAGTTACCCCGGGGACAGGACCGGGCTGGTGCCGGCCAGGCTGATGGGTGTCCTGAGCCAGATCTTCTAAGGCTTTACCCTCAAGAGCAGAGCTGCTGGCAAGGGGCGGCCAGGCCTGACACCTGAGGGACACCGTTTCATTGTGGGACCCTGAACCTGCCACGTCCCCTGCACCTGTCTGGCCTCCTCTATGGCAGGAGGAGGCCCCTCCGGCTGGACTCTCCATTACCCTCTTGCTCCCGCGTCAGCAC is a window from the Eptesicus fuscus isolate TK198812 chromosome 21, DD_ASM_mEF_20220401, whole genome shotgun sequence genome containing:
- the NAPA gene encoding alpha-soluble NSF attachment protein isoform X2 — encoded protein: MFKMAKNWSAAGNAFCQAAQLHLQLQNKHDAATCFVDAGNAFKKADPQEAINCLMRAIEIYTDMGRFTIAAKHHISIAEIYETELVDIDKAIAHYEQSADYYKSEESNSSANKCLLKVAGYAAQLEQYQKAVDIYEQVGTNAMDSPLLKYSAKDYFFRAALCHFCIDMLNAKLAVQKYEELFPAFSDSRECKLVKKLLDAHEEQNVDSYTEAVKEFDSISRLDQWLTTMLLRIKKTIQGDGEDLR
- the NAPA gene encoding alpha-soluble NSF attachment protein isoform X1, whose protein sequence is MDNSGKEAEAMALLAEADRKVKNSQSFFSGLFGGSSKTEEACEIYARAANMFKMAKNWSAAGNAFCQAAQLHLQLQNKHDAATCFVDAGNAFKKADPQEAINCLMRAIEIYTDMGRFTIAAKHHISIAEIYETELVDIDKAIAHYEQSADYYKSEESNSSANKCLLKVAGYAAQLEQYQKAVDIYEQVGTNAMDSPLLKYSAKDYFFRAALCHFCIDMLNAKLAVQKYEELFPAFSDSRECKLVKKLLDAHEEQNVDSYTEAVKEFDSISRLDQWLTTMLLRIKKTIQGDGEDLR